Proteins from a genomic interval of Sporolactobacillus sp. Y61:
- the plsY gene encoding glycerol-3-phosphate 1-O-acyltransferase PlsY, producing the protein MLSIVSFVLSYLIGSVSFSYLLTRKIKKIDIRSTGSGNAGATNTLRVLGTGPAVAVLLLDILKGVVCILIARSFGIPEWAVVASGLCAIIGHDFPFYYGFKGGKGVATTIGVFFMIMPLFALIAGLAAVLIIVLTRYVSVGSLVFLVLTPILAWLFGDLPGSVIFVALLITALAFFQHRANLSRLVHGKENKIGHKKVGV; encoded by the coding sequence GTGCTTAGCATTGTTTCTTTTGTGTTATCTTATTTGATCGGATCGGTTAGTTTCAGCTACCTGCTAACCAGGAAAATTAAAAAAATCGATATTCGTTCAACAGGTAGCGGAAATGCAGGCGCAACGAACACACTGCGTGTACTCGGGACAGGGCCGGCTGTTGCTGTCCTGTTACTGGACATCCTTAAAGGTGTTGTCTGTATTCTCATTGCCCGGTCATTTGGCATACCCGAGTGGGCGGTCGTTGCTTCCGGGCTTTGTGCCATCATCGGCCATGATTTTCCGTTCTATTATGGTTTTAAGGGAGGAAAAGGTGTTGCGACAACAATAGGCGTATTTTTTATGATTATGCCGCTGTTTGCATTGATCGCAGGTCTGGCTGCGGTACTGATCATTGTGCTGACCCGATACGTTTCGGTCGGCTCTCTGGTTTTCCTGGTCCTGACGCCAATCCTGGCATGGCTCTTTGGCGATCTGCCTGGGAGTGTGATTTTTGTTGCTTTACTGATTACGGCGCTTGCCTTCTTTCAGCACAGAGCCAATCTTTCACGTCTTGTACATGGGAAGGAAAATAAAATAGGTCATAAAAAGGTCGGAGTCTGA
- the der gene encoding ribosome biogenesis GTPase Der, translating to MSKPTVAIVGRPNVGKSTIFNRIVGVRTAIVEDHPGVTRDRLYGNGTWLNDEFHVIDTGGIEISNEPLLTQIRAQVEIAIDESDVILFVVDGQTGLTDADKEVAHILRRSRKPVVLAVNKLDDYKKRNQMYEFYSLGLGDPLAISGAHGIGIGDMLDKVAEKFPDRDRDEQSEDIIKFAVIGRPNVGKSSLVNAILGKERVIVSDIAGTTRDAIDTPFTRDGQNYVIVDTAGIRRRGRIYEKTEKYSVLRAHRSIEESDVVLLLIDGEEGIIEQDKKIAGYAHDAGRAMIIIVNKWDAVKKDSKTMNTFRKKIRDEFQFIDYAPILFLSALTGSRLPQLLPMICTVAENHSLRIQTSLLNDCIMDTVAMTPPPSDKGKRLKIYYGAQVAVRPPAFVLFVNDPDLLHFSYVRHLKNRFRDTFGFIGTPIRILSRKKNEK from the coding sequence ATGTCAAAACCAACTGTGGCCATTGTCGGCCGGCCTAACGTCGGTAAATCCACGATTTTTAACCGTATCGTTGGCGTACGGACGGCCATCGTCGAAGACCATCCCGGCGTCACCCGGGATCGCCTGTATGGCAACGGCACGTGGCTTAACGATGAATTCCACGTCATAGATACCGGGGGTATTGAAATAAGCAATGAGCCTCTGCTGACACAGATCAGAGCGCAGGTTGAGATCGCGATAGATGAATCCGATGTCATTCTGTTTGTTGTTGACGGACAAACAGGACTGACTGATGCCGACAAGGAAGTGGCCCATATTCTTCGCCGATCACGGAAACCTGTAGTGCTTGCAGTAAACAAACTGGATGATTACAAAAAAAGGAACCAGATGTATGAGTTCTATTCTCTCGGACTGGGGGATCCTCTCGCCATATCAGGCGCCCACGGTATCGGAATCGGAGACATGCTGGATAAAGTCGCGGAAAAATTTCCTGATCGTGACAGGGATGAGCAAAGTGAGGATATCATTAAATTCGCTGTGATCGGACGCCCGAATGTCGGCAAATCCTCCTTAGTCAATGCGATCCTTGGTAAGGAGCGTGTGATTGTCAGTGATATTGCCGGAACAACACGTGACGCCATCGATACCCCATTTACAAGAGACGGACAGAATTATGTGATTGTTGATACAGCAGGGATCAGACGCAGGGGCCGGATTTACGAAAAAACAGAAAAATACAGCGTCCTCCGTGCACATCGTTCAATAGAAGAATCTGATGTTGTGCTATTACTGATCGATGGTGAAGAAGGGATTATTGAGCAGGATAAAAAAATTGCCGGCTATGCACATGATGCCGGACGCGCGATGATTATTATTGTTAATAAATGGGATGCAGTGAAGAAAGATTCAAAAACGATGAATACATTTCGAAAAAAGATCAGGGATGAATTCCAGTTTATTGATTATGCGCCGATTCTGTTTTTATCTGCGCTGACAGGGAGTCGTCTGCCGCAGCTTCTGCCGATGATCTGTACCGTTGCCGAAAATCACAGCCTGCGGATTCAGACCAGTCTGCTCAATGATTGTATTATGGATACGGTAGCAATGACGCCGCCACCATCTGATAAGGGAAAAAGGCTGAAAATCTATTATGGAGCACAGGTTGCTGTCCGCCCGCCTGCTTTTGTCCTCTTTGTAAATGATCCGGATTTGCTGCATTTTTCATATGTTCGTCACCTGAAAAACCGTTTTCGGGACACATTCGGTTTCATCGGAACGCCGATCCGGATATTATCCAGAAAGAAAAATGAAAAATAA
- the rpsA gene encoding 30S ribosomal protein S1, with the protein MAEDLNKEMASFDALKVGDIKTGKVTKVEEKHALVDVGYKVDGILPISELSSLHVEKVSDMLHEGDEVTVKVTKLEDDELVLSKREVDADKAWDDLEQKYNDKTTFSVEIADVVKGGLVVDLGVRGFIPASLVERHFVEDFSDYKGKPLDVKIVELDREKRKVILSHRAVLDEEADRKKAETLSNIKEGDVIEGTVQRLTDFGAFVDIGGVDGLVHISQLAHYHVETPSEVVSEGDKVKVKVLSVDPESERISLSIKATQPGPWETAKDKIHPGDVLEGTVKRLVPFGAFVELIPGVEGLVHISEISHEHIGTPDEVLSENQVIKVKVLDVNFEDQRVSLSIKALEGEQQPSGQKNTSAQNAQNNDDDSASGFSLGDMIGDQLKKYK; encoded by the coding sequence ATGGCTGAAGATTTAAATAAAGAAATGGCGTCATTTGACGCATTAAAAGTGGGAGACATAAAAACCGGAAAAGTAACAAAAGTTGAAGAAAAACATGCACTAGTAGATGTTGGATATAAAGTGGATGGTATCCTGCCAATCAGTGAACTGTCCAGTCTGCATGTTGAAAAAGTAAGCGACATGCTTCACGAGGGTGATGAGGTCACCGTTAAAGTGACAAAGCTTGAAGATGATGAACTTGTCCTCTCTAAGCGCGAAGTTGATGCGGACAAAGCATGGGATGATCTCGAACAGAAATATAATGACAAGACAACTTTCTCAGTTGAAATTGCTGATGTTGTCAAAGGTGGCCTTGTCGTAGATCTTGGTGTTCGTGGATTTATTCCCGCTTCACTTGTTGAACGTCATTTCGTAGAAGATTTTTCAGACTATAAAGGCAAGCCCCTGGATGTAAAAATTGTTGAACTTGACAGGGAAAAACGTAAAGTGATCCTGTCACATCGCGCCGTTCTCGATGAAGAAGCGGACAGGAAAAAAGCGGAAACGCTGAGCAACATTAAAGAGGGAGATGTCATTGAAGGTACCGTTCAGCGCCTGACCGACTTTGGGGCGTTCGTTGATATCGGCGGCGTTGACGGCCTGGTCCATATATCACAGCTTGCTCACTATCATGTGGAGACTCCGTCAGAAGTCGTTTCAGAAGGCGATAAGGTCAAAGTAAAAGTGCTCTCCGTTGATCCTGAAAGTGAACGGATTTCATTGTCAATCAAGGCGACGCAGCCGGGACCCTGGGAAACAGCAAAAGACAAGATTCATCCCGGTGATGTTCTGGAAGGAACAGTTAAGCGTCTGGTTCCATTCGGTGCATTTGTTGAGCTGATTCCAGGTGTTGAAGGACTTGTTCACATATCAGAGATTTCACATGAACATATCGGAACCCCTGATGAAGTCCTTTCTGAAAATCAGGTGATCAAAGTAAAAGTGCTTGATGTTAACTTTGAGGATCAGAGAGTTTCTCTCAGTATTAAAGCACTGGAAGGCGAGCAGCAGCCCTCCGGACAGAAGAATACATCCGCACAGAACGCTCAGAATAACGACGACGACTCCGCATCTGGTTTTTCACTGGGCGATATGATCGGCGATCAGCTGAAGAAATACAAATAA
- a CDS encoding lysophospholipid acyltransferase family protein, whose product MSLYSFGKPLVRWFYRLCFSISAEGTENIPDHGGVLICSNHISDFDPPFVGISISRELSFVAKSELFQIPLFGRLIRRLHAFPIKRGTGDRGAIRLAVHLLNDGHALLIFPEGHRNRDGHLKKGMSGAGFFATKTDAAVVPCAIIGKFKFRKKVKVVFGKPIDTNMMKGKNMRSAEASKIIMEHIQDLLNQYDNSPLAGPYA is encoded by the coding sequence TTGAGCCTTTACTCATTCGGAAAACCGCTTGTGCGGTGGTTTTACAGACTGTGTTTTTCAATAAGTGCAGAGGGGACTGAGAATATTCCTGATCATGGAGGTGTGCTGATCTGCAGTAACCATATTTCAGATTTTGATCCACCTTTTGTCGGTATTTCTATTTCCAGAGAATTAAGTTTTGTTGCCAAATCAGAATTATTTCAAATTCCATTGTTCGGAAGACTGATCAGAAGACTGCACGCCTTTCCGATAAAAAGAGGAACCGGGGACCGTGGAGCGATTCGGCTTGCTGTCCACTTGCTCAATGATGGACATGCGCTTCTCATTTTTCCGGAAGGTCACCGCAATCGTGACGGGCATCTGAAAAAAGGGATGTCCGGTGCCGGCTTTTTTGCAACAAAGACTGATGCGGCAGTCGTCCCCTGTGCCATTATAGGAAAATTCAAATTCCGAAAAAAGGTCAAAGTTGTTTTTGGAAAACCCATCGATACGAATATGATGAAGGGGAAAAATATGAGATCTGCTGAAGCTTCGAAAATCATCATGGAGCATATCCAGGATTTATTAAATCAGTATGATAACTCACCACTGGCAGGTCCATATGCTTGA
- the cmk gene encoding (d)CMP kinase, translating to MERLFQIAIDGPAAAGKSTVAKIAAKKLGFIYIDTGAMYRSLTYKALKTGTDLLSGEALKALLDETEISLCHHEDGQRVLVDGEDVTEQIRYPDVSSQVSLVSSYKEVRREMVRRQRILAGKRNVVMDGRDIGTHVLRNAQVKIFLKASVNERASRRFREEEQKGRHPSLESLKRAIVLRDQKDTERKVSPLVKADDAVELDTTSLTVDGVVERILSIVKERRSR from the coding sequence ATGGAAAGGTTATTTCAGATTGCGATTGACGGTCCCGCCGCTGCAGGGAAAAGTACAGTGGCAAAAATTGCAGCGAAAAAACTTGGCTTTATTTATATCGATACAGGGGCAATGTATCGCTCCCTGACTTATAAGGCCCTGAAGACGGGTACAGATCTGCTCAGCGGTGAGGCTCTGAAAGCATTACTGGATGAAACAGAGATCAGTCTCTGTCATCATGAGGACGGTCAGCGGGTACTGGTTGATGGCGAAGATGTGACAGAGCAAATCCGCTATCCTGATGTCTCATCACAAGTATCCCTTGTCTCCTCTTATAAAGAAGTACGCAGGGAAATGGTCCGCAGGCAAAGAATACTTGCCGGGAAGCGAAATGTTGTTATGGACGGGCGAGATATTGGTACGCATGTTCTTCGGAATGCACAGGTTAAAATATTTTTGAAGGCATCAGTGAACGAACGTGCCAGTCGCAGGTTCAGAGAGGAGGAACAAAAAGGCAGACACCCCTCCCTTGAGTCTCTAAAAAGGGCGATTGTCCTGAGAGATCAGAAGGATACGGAACGAAAGGTTTCCCCCCTTGTCAAAGCGGATGATGCAGTCGAACTGGACACAACCTCACTGACAGTTGATGGTGTAGTTGAACGAATTCTCAGTATCGTGAAGGAGAGGCGTTCACGTTGA
- a CDS encoding flagellar brake domain-containing protein: MLLKIGEHLILEHNEHDGMHEYRCRIADIKKHQLLVDYPVDEKTGVKPVWTNGTDWMASYVKDEQVFRFHVRLSGRVWQNIPLLCLNFEGEDHFKRVQRRNFVRVEANLDVAVHSEKHEFPPIITLTSDIGGGGTLIILPEEAEIAEGLRVITWLCLPDGSDGRRYVRIRGQVVRIFYDKETHGKRASICFAPEIEKERQPIIRFCFEKQLESRRKLLEWKTNHPHTWTATDSDH, encoded by the coding sequence ATGCTGTTAAAAATCGGAGAACACCTGATACTGGAACATAATGAGCATGATGGTATGCACGAGTACCGGTGCCGGATTGCGGATATAAAGAAGCATCAGCTTCTGGTCGATTACCCAGTAGATGAGAAGACGGGAGTGAAGCCCGTATGGACAAATGGTACCGATTGGATGGCCAGTTATGTTAAAGATGAGCAGGTATTCCGTTTCCATGTGAGACTGTCTGGGAGAGTCTGGCAGAATATCCCGCTGTTATGCTTGAACTTTGAAGGTGAAGACCACTTCAAGAGGGTGCAGAGGCGAAATTTTGTCAGGGTTGAAGCCAATTTGGATGTAGCGGTGCACAGTGAAAAACATGAATTTCCTCCGATTATTACACTCACCAGCGATATCGGCGGTGGAGGGACACTCATTATCCTTCCTGAAGAGGCAGAAATAGCGGAGGGACTGCGTGTCATTACTTGGCTTTGCCTTCCTGATGGCTCAGATGGAAGGCGGTATGTCCGTATCAGAGGACAAGTTGTAAGGATTTTTTACGATAAGGAAACCCATGGGAAAAGGGCGTCGATCTGCTTTGCTCCGGAAATTGAAAAAGAACGTCAGCCGATTATCCGCTTTTGTTTTGAAAAACAGCTTGAAAGTCGCAGGAAATTGCTTGAATGGAAGACAAACCATCCACATACCTGGACAGCAACAGATTCAGACCATTGA
- the ypeB gene encoding germination protein YpeB, with protein sequence MRRKYWIILSCAAAVIIALAVWGFQERKMKNTITIHAENHYQQAFHELTHYVDSLEESLGMSLAMRSRETMRPQLVETWRLSALAHAAANELPLTLLPFNRTNEFLSHVGEFTYHSGVKSENNRPVTDKEYGELQKLYQESITIKDGLREVQGKVMSDRLRWMDVEWALKSKKQNQDNQLIDGMKKVDGQATDYTQSFSPENPKNIVLEKKKLKTLTGKKIDKKEAINTLKKWTGLSGAKVDRVSETRKGSNVDAFEISLKSSDGHTVSGAVTKRGGHIVWFMSSRPIGKGKISLHDAAEHAAQYLNKRSFKALAVTKRDQYNQVAVMTFVQKRGNVLVYPASLRVKVALDNGEIIAFDQTDFLYNKYDDISLSPKLSEKTVAAKLNDNMNIQESRLVIFQDQKLQNILCYEFFATKGNDTYRILFNATTGDQEKVELLGS encoded by the coding sequence ATGAGACGTAAATACTGGATCATTCTCTCATGTGCTGCGGCAGTGATTATTGCGCTTGCAGTCTGGGGATTTCAGGAACGGAAAATGAAGAATACCATAACCATTCATGCAGAAAATCACTACCAGCAGGCGTTCCATGAACTCACGCATTATGTAGATTCATTAGAAGAATCACTGGGTATGTCTCTTGCTATGCGGTCAAGAGAGACCATGCGTCCGCAACTTGTCGAGACGTGGCGGTTAAGTGCGCTGGCACATGCGGCGGCAAATGAGCTTCCTCTGACTCTTCTTCCTTTTAACCGGACGAATGAATTTCTTTCACATGTTGGTGAATTCACTTATCACTCAGGGGTTAAGTCGGAGAATAACCGGCCGGTGACAGACAAGGAGTACGGGGAACTGCAGAAACTTTATCAGGAGTCGATAACGATCAAGGATGGACTCAGAGAGGTCCAGGGAAAAGTGATGTCTGATCGGCTGCGCTGGATGGATGTCGAGTGGGCGCTGAAGTCTAAGAAACAAAATCAGGATAATCAGCTCATTGATGGAATGAAAAAGGTGGACGGACAGGCGACTGATTATACTCAGAGTTTCAGCCCGGAAAATCCAAAAAATATTGTTCTGGAAAAAAAGAAACTCAAGACTCTCACTGGAAAAAAGATTGACAAAAAAGAGGCGATCAACACACTGAAAAAATGGACCGGGCTTTCCGGAGCCAAAGTAGACAGGGTCTCCGAGACGAGAAAGGGTTCGAATGTGGATGCTTTCGAAATCTCTCTTAAGTCCAGCGATGGTCATACCGTTTCAGGTGCTGTGACAAAAAGAGGAGGACATATCGTCTGGTTTATGTCCAGCCGGCCGATTGGAAAGGGAAAGATAAGTTTACATGATGCTGCGGAACATGCTGCTCAATATCTGAACAAACGCTCGTTCAAAGCATTGGCAGTGACAAAACGTGATCAATACAATCAAGTTGCCGTTATGACATTTGTTCAGAAGAGGGGGAATGTTTTGGTCTATCCTGCATCTTTGCGCGTCAAGGTCGCTCTCGATAATGGTGAAATCATTGCCTTTGATCAGACTGACTTTTTGTATAATAAATATGACGACATTTCGCTCTCCCCGAAGCTTTCCGAAAAAACGGTTGCGGCAAAACTGAATGACAATATGAACATTCAGGAATCCCGTCTGGTTATTTTTCAGGACCAGAAATTACAGAACATTCTCTGCTACGAGTTTTTTGCTACAAAAGGAAACGATACGTACCGAATCCTGTTCAATGCAACAACCGGTGATCAGGAAAAAGTAGAGCTGCTTGGCAGTTAG
- the sleB gene encoding spore cortex-lytic enzyme, which yields MARHLILTAISSFLVVLGLTFHSGGVSAFTGQIMTQGATGDDVIELQARLQYIGFYRGKIDGSFGYGTYWALKNFQSRYGLNADGLAGYQTKQKLVKASRFDKDYIYRNLREGNTFTYYGGTPLSQQVKKDAAAKTRRENAPKKSPVKYSTDKLPRGYSGADVNLMANAVYGEARGEPYIGQVAVSAVIINRVADTRFPNNVSDVIFQPGAFTAVADGQIWLTPNETAKKAVMDAINGWDPSQGALYYFNPETATSAWIWTRPQIQKIGKHIFCK from the coding sequence TTGGCCAGGCATCTGATTCTGACCGCCATAAGTTCATTTCTGGTCGTGCTTGGACTCACCTTTCACAGCGGAGGGGTTTCCGCATTCACCGGGCAAATCATGACACAGGGGGCGACCGGTGATGATGTCATTGAACTACAGGCGAGACTGCAGTACATCGGTTTCTACAGAGGGAAAATTGACGGTTCTTTTGGTTACGGAACCTATTGGGCTTTGAAAAATTTTCAAAGCAGATACGGGTTGAATGCAGATGGGCTGGCAGGTTATCAGACAAAACAAAAACTGGTTAAGGCCTCCCGGTTTGATAAAGATTATATTTACCGGAATCTTCGGGAAGGTAATACCTTTACCTACTATGGAGGTACCCCCCTCAGCCAGCAGGTGAAAAAGGATGCAGCAGCGAAAACAAGGCGCGAAAATGCTCCAAAAAAGAGTCCGGTAAAATATTCGACTGATAAACTTCCACGTGGCTATTCCGGGGCAGATGTTAATCTGATGGCGAATGCCGTTTATGGAGAAGCACGTGGAGAACCGTATATCGGTCAGGTGGCAGTCTCAGCTGTCATTATCAACCGTGTAGCGGATACGCGTTTCCCTAACAATGTATCAGATGTCATCTTTCAGCCCGGGGCATTTACAGCTGTTGCTGACGGACAGATATGGCTGACACCCAATGAAACAGCCAAAAAAGCAGTTATGGACGCAATCAACGGCTGGGATCCCTCACAGGGAGCGCTGTACTATTTTAATCCGGAAACGGCCACTTCTGCCTGGATCTGGACACGACCGCAGATCCAGAAAATAGGAAAGCACATCTTTTGTAAATAA
- a CDS encoding Glu/Leu/Phe/Val dehydrogenase — protein sequence MSAARSEQGFRNRGKTDNQILTSVQNMIQDAMDILGYGSDLFELLKEPKRILKVRIPVRMDHGKVQVFTGYRAQYMDAVGPTKGGVLMHPDVNEDQVKALSMWNGIKSSILSLPFGGAKGGVVCDPRTMSFRELEHLTRGYIRAISSVIGPAKDIPAMDPFSSPQLMSWMADEYRNTHPGESASFITGKPIVLGGLRGRDTAIADGMVSFIRETAHIRRLDLKSSGMIVQGFGSAGSLIAKSLYDSGVRIVGISDAYGALYNPDGLQMDELLNSRDSFGTVTKLFEHTITNKELLEKPCDILVLAAIENQITESNAKKIRARAVIEGTGGAISDKGAQMLEEENILVIPEIIAGAGDVAFSYLEWARHLQGNIWTDQEVGKKLSQILTGALHDVSETAKERKVIMKKAALLVGIERLAEAVRYRGWV from the coding sequence ATGAGTGCGGCCCGCTCTGAGCAGGGATTCCGAAACAGAGGAAAAACAGATAATCAGATTTTAACATCTGTTCAGAACATGATTCAGGATGCGATGGATATCCTGGGGTACGGTTCAGACCTCTTCGAACTGCTGAAGGAACCGAAAAGAATACTGAAAGTCCGTATTCCGGTACGCATGGATCATGGAAAAGTTCAGGTATTTACAGGATATCGGGCACAGTATATGGATGCAGTGGGACCGACAAAAGGCGGAGTATTGATGCATCCGGATGTAAATGAGGATCAGGTTAAAGCCTTATCCATGTGGAACGGAATTAAATCTTCGATTCTCAGCCTTCCATTCGGTGGTGCAAAAGGCGGGGTAGTCTGTGATCCGCGTACGATGTCTTTTCGTGAACTGGAACATCTGACGAGGGGCTATATACGTGCGATATCGTCTGTTATCGGACCGGCAAAAGATATTCCTGCTATGGATCCTTTTTCCAGTCCGCAGTTGATGTCATGGATGGCAGATGAATACAGGAATACACATCCTGGAGAATCGGCGTCATTTATTACAGGAAAACCGATTGTTCTGGGCGGATTAAGAGGCAGAGATACTGCAATCGCTGATGGTATGGTTTCGTTTATACGGGAAACAGCTCACATCAGAAGACTGGATCTGAAGTCCTCAGGAATGATTGTGCAGGGCTTTGGAAGTGCGGGCAGTCTGATTGCCAAATCTCTTTATGATTCAGGTGTCAGAATCGTTGGGATCTCAGATGCATATGGGGCACTGTATAATCCGGATGGTCTTCAAATGGATGAGCTGTTAAACAGCCGGGACAGTTTTGGGACCGTGACCAAACTATTTGAACATACGATCACAAACAAAGAACTTCTTGAGAAGCCATGTGATATTCTTGTTCTTGCTGCTATTGAAAATCAGATCACTGAATCCAATGCGAAAAAGATCAGGGCACGGGCGGTCATCGAAGGAACCGGGGGAGCCATTTCTGATAAGGGAGCGCAAATGCTCGAAGAAGAAAATATTCTTGTTATTCCTGAAATCATTGCCGGTGCCGGTGATGTGGCTTTTTCCTATCTTGAGTGGGCACGTCATCTGCAGGGAAATATCTGGACGGACCAGGAAGTCGGGAAGAAACTCTCACAGATTCTTACGGGGGCACTTCATGATGTCAGTGAAACGGCAAAAGAGAGAAAAGTCATCATGAAAAAAGCTGCGCTGCTGGTCGGAATCGAACGTCTTGCGGAAGCTGTACGTTATCGCGGATGGGTATGA
- a CDS encoding genetic competence negative regulator — protein MRLERLNGDKIKIFLTFDDLKERGISKEDMWHDLPRVEQLFRDMMLEAGDELGFETNGPIDVEVFSLPAQGMVVIVSHGRSSDGEDDQEDYDDDEYIQMQVTMDESQDVLYQFDSFEDVISLSTTLHNLKLDGGSLYLYENKYYLYFEEDQLSEDVDLETLIALLAEFGSTTMITIHRLEEYGKCLIKNRAVKTIYHYFTEVSHS, from the coding sequence ATGCGATTGGAACGTTTGAATGGTGACAAGATAAAAATTTTTCTCACCTTTGACGATCTGAAAGAGCGCGGCATTTCTAAAGAAGATATGTGGCACGATCTGCCGCGGGTGGAACAGCTTTTCCGTGATATGATGCTGGAAGCCGGGGATGAACTGGGTTTTGAAACAAACGGACCAATCGATGTGGAAGTATTTTCACTGCCCGCTCAGGGGATGGTTGTGATCGTATCACACGGCAGATCGTCAGATGGCGAAGACGATCAAGAGGATTATGATGATGACGAATATATCCAGATGCAGGTCACTATGGACGAAAGTCAGGATGTTTTGTACCAGTTTGATTCCTTTGAAGATGTGATTTCGTTATCGACGACGCTCCATAATCTGAAGCTTGACGGTGGCAGCCTGTATCTGTATGAAAATAAATATTATCTGTACTTTGAAGAGGATCAGCTTAGTGAAGATGTCGATCTCGAAACGCTGATCGCGCTTCTTGCTGAATTTGGTTCTACGACGATGATTACTATTCACCGGCTGGAAGAGTATGGAAAATGTCTGATAAAGAACCGGGCAGTTAAAACTATTTATCATTACTTTACTGAAGTGTCACATTCCTGA
- a CDS encoding transposase family protein: MITRKEKREQEKNVNYFLEFQKICHHFFKGFTNRLRKVKDPRHQSYVTYDSDLMLWMMILKNVCQFTSMRSLSNGLNREECIDNLQKMLATQELHELPHYDTINDFLSRLDPKELENIRIGLIRELLKKRCFEAERIEGKYWGIIIDGTGLFHFNKKHCAHCLKREHTHKKTGETWTDYQHHVLEAKLVVGDMVLSIDSEFIENEHEDVTKQDCERRAFERLSTRLKATFKRLPICILADSLYACESVFQRCEANRWKYMFRFKAGSIPSVAQEFEALKALKYRGQSATTYWVNDIAYQERKLNALEATVQEKEKTHTFLFLTNLPITEKKAEVLVAVGRRRWKIENQGFNRQKHVQYAIQHVNSQNHQAMKNHYLLTQIADILMQLYEKGSKLLRTQKKTAKEISSALLEAIRTRRLTEEDMASLVKPMQVRFTG; this comes from the coding sequence ATGATTACACGGAAAGAGAAACGAGAGCAGGAGAAGAACGTCAATTATTTTCTCGAGTTTCAGAAAATATGCCATCATTTCTTTAAAGGATTCACCAACAGGCTCAGAAAGGTCAAAGATCCGAGACATCAGAGTTATGTCACCTATGATTCAGACTTGATGCTCTGGATGATGATCCTGAAAAATGTCTGTCAGTTCACCAGCATGCGCAGCCTGAGCAACGGACTTAATCGTGAAGAATGTATCGATAACCTGCAAAAGATGCTCGCTACTCAGGAGCTTCATGAACTGCCCCACTATGACACGATCAACGATTTCCTGTCGCGGCTTGATCCGAAGGAACTGGAAAACATTCGCATCGGTTTAATCCGGGAGCTCCTCAAAAAGCGGTGTTTTGAGGCCGAACGGATCGAGGGGAAGTATTGGGGGATTATCATTGATGGGACCGGGCTTTTCCACTTTAACAAGAAGCATTGTGCACATTGCCTGAAACGCGAACATACCCACAAAAAGACCGGAGAAACCTGGACGGATTACCAGCATCACGTTCTGGAAGCCAAACTGGTCGTTGGGGACATGGTGCTGAGTATCGACTCGGAATTTATAGAGAACGAGCACGAGGACGTGACCAAACAGGACTGTGAACGTCGCGCCTTCGAGCGCCTGAGCACCCGATTGAAAGCGACCTTCAAGCGTCTGCCCATCTGTATCCTGGCGGATAGCCTATATGCGTGTGAATCAGTCTTTCAGCGATGTGAGGCTAACCGCTGGAAATACATGTTTCGCTTCAAAGCAGGCAGTATTCCGAGTGTGGCGCAGGAATTCGAGGCGCTGAAAGCGCTGAAGTATCGGGGACAATCTGCAACGACCTACTGGGTGAATGATATCGCCTACCAGGAAAGAAAACTAAATGCTCTGGAGGCTACGGTTCAGGAAAAAGAAAAAACACACACCTTTCTGTTTCTGACCAATCTGCCTATCACGGAGAAGAAGGCAGAGGTGTTGGTAGCGGTTGGGCGAAGGCGCTGGAAGATTGAAAATCAGGGGTTTAATCGACAAAAGCACGTACAGTACGCCATTCAACACGTGAACAGCCAGAATCATCAGGCGATGAAGAATCACTATCTTCTTACACAGATTGCGGATATTTTGATGCAGTTATATGAAAAAGGGTCAAAGCTGCTCCGTACGCAAAAAAAGACGGCAAAAGAAATATCCTCAGCCCTGTTAGAAGCGATTCGGACACGCAGATTAACAGAGGAGGATATGGCTAGCCTGGTGAAACCGATGCAAGTCCGGTTCACCGGTTAA